Proteins from one Puntigrus tetrazona isolate hp1 chromosome 10, ASM1883169v1, whole genome shotgun sequence genomic window:
- the LOC122353118 gene encoding protocadherin gamma-C5-like isoform X7 has product MTKRVAFRWWRHYLLFFFLFLLLWSTTEGQTRYSVPEELNVGAVVGNIAKDLGLKISELYDRKLRIASESGKQYFSLDLRRGEIVVNERIDREVLCGENANCLLPLQIVIEDPLQLYRVEVDIQDINDNYPHFQAMDRVLKIAESTVPGMRFPLESAVDPDVGSNSLKSYTLSKDECFSLKIKDLGDGRKVPELVLEKPLDREKKPMHQLMLTALDGGNPVRSGTSQINVTVLDNNDNNPVFEKNVYKAAISENTKKGTTILKAEAKDLDEGPNGEIKYSLGEHTSDALRALFNIDENTGEIILNGELDYETTPMYNIEIRARDRGVPEMEGHCTVKIEVSDINDNPPQILLTSKPSPVREDAPSGTVVALISARDIDSGDNGKISLQTKSDLPFLLKPSFSNEYSLVTSGVLDRETFPEYNVEITAFDSGSPPLSSKTIIPVKIIDVNDNVPKFSENVYYVYVKENNTPGSIICSVSAQDVDVGVNGKISYSIENPKNWDTPISSYMYINSDNGSIFSMHSFDFEKIKMFEVVVQAKDHGSPSLSSNATVHVFILDHNDNAPAVIYPSTSMGSVSHQRMPRSAKAGHLVTKVTAVDADSGHNAWLFYRLAEATDASLFSVNLHTGEVRTKRAVSEHDDSSQRLMIEIKDNGEPIQSTTVTVDILIEDGFHEPISDYREKTIEPNKKTGKITLYLIISLASVSLLCLLTFFILLVKCARGSRSCCIRRTNSEYKNPNRNLQIQLNTDGPIKYVEVLGGDMMSQSQSFGSYLSPMSEFSDLTLIKPSSTTNFTDTLNVLDASLPDSAWTFECQQQKPPNADWRFPPNQRPGPSGQHRFHTLQQRWTPYEKSRAGAHPGEAGAGAGVIAGTGPWPNPPTEAEQLQALMAAANVASEATATLGPRYNPQYGPDFRQNVYIPGSTATLTANPQQQVPQQALPPPQALPPVEAPKAAQTPASKKKPTKKDKK; this is encoded by the exons ATGACAAAGAGGGTGGCGTTCAGATGGTGGAGGCattatttgcttttctttttcctctttcttcttttgtggagTACGACAGAAGGACAGACTCGCTACTCAGTTCCCGAGGAATTAAATGTGGGAGCTGTTGTTGGAAATATTGCGAAAGATTTAGGTTTGAAAATATCCGAGCTGTACGATCGTAAGTTGAGAATAGCTTCTGAATCAGGTAAGCAGTATTTCAGTCTGGATTTACGAAGAGGAGAGATTGTGGTCAATGAGAGAATCGACAGAGAGGTCCTTTGTGGAGAAAACGCAAACTGTCTGTTACCTCTTCAGATCGTTATTGAGGATCCTTTACAACTTTACAGAGTGGAAGTCGACATACAGGATATTAATGACAATTATCCGCATTTTCAGGCGATGGACcgtgttttaaaaatagctgaATCCACCGTCCCGGGCATGCGCTTTCCTTTAGAGAGCGCGGTAGACCCAGATGTAGGCAGTAACTCTTTAAAATCCTACACATTAAGTAAAGACGAatgtttcagtttaaaaataaaagatctaGGAGATGGACGAAAGGTACCCGAATTAGTGCTGGAGAAACCCCTCGACCGAGAGAAGAAACCAATGCATCAGTTAATGTTAACTGCATTAGACGGAGGGAACCCGGTTAGATCAGGAACGTCTCAAATTAACGTCACTGTGCTAGATAACAATGACAACAACCCAGTATTTGAGAAAAACGTTTACAAAGCGGCTATTTccgaaaacacaaaaaagggaACGACGATTCTTAAAGCAGAAGCAAAAGACTTGGACGAAGGTCCAAACggagaaataaaatattcattgggAGAGCACACTTCTGATGCTTTGCGCGCGTTATTTAACATTGATGAAAATACCGGGGAAATTATACTAAACGGAGAGTTGGATTATGAAACCACTCCTATGTACAATATTGAGATCAGAGCTAGAGACAGAGGTGTCCCTGAAATGGAGGGCCATTGCACAGTTAAAATAGAAGTCTCGGATATTAACGACAATCCACCGCAGATACTGCTTACGTCTAAACCTAGCCCTGTGCGCGAGGACGCGCCTAGCGGGACAGTTGTAGCGTTAATAAGCGCGCGGGACATCGACTCTGGTGACAATGGAAAAATCAGTCTGCAGACAAAGTCTGACCtcccttttcttttaaaaccatCTTTCTCGAACGAATATTCTTTGGTCACAAGCGGCGTTTTAGACCGTGAAACGTTTCCTGAGTATAACGTAGAAATCACCGCATTTGACTCAGGCTCACCCCCTTTGAGTAGCAAAACAATAATTCCAGTTAAAATTATTGATGTTAACGACAATGTCCCAAAGTTCTCCGaaaatgtgtattatgtgtACGTTAAAGAAAACAACACCCCTGGCTCTATTATTTGTTCGGTATCTGCTCAAGACGTTGATGTCGGTGTAAATGGTAAAATATCATATTCTATTGAGAACCCTAAAAATTGGGATACTCCAATATCCTCGTATATGTACATAAACTCTGACAATGGAAGCATATTCAGCATGCATTCGTTTGACttcgaaaaaataaaaatgtttgaggTCGTCGTTCAGGCTAAAGATCATGGTTCTCCCTCTTTAAGCAGCAACGCCACTGTTCACGTGTTTATTCTGGACCATAACGATAACGCACCTGCTGTCATTTACCCATCCACATCCATGGGGTCTGTCTCTCATCAGAGGATGCCCCGTTCTGCTAAAGCAGGACATCTCGTTACTAAGGTAACAGCAGTGGATGCGGACTCGGGTCATAACGCCTGGTTGTTCTACAGGCTCGCGGAGGCCACGGACGCGTCTCTGTTCAGTGTTAATTTACATACGGGAGAGGTGAGGACTAAACGCGCTGTTTCAGAGCACGACGACTCCTCTCAGAGACTGATGATAGAAATAAAGGATAACGGAGAACCGATTCAGTCCACCACAGTCACAGTGGATATACTGATAGAGGACGGCTTTCATGAACCCATCTCAGACTATAGAGAGAAAACTATCGAACCCAACAAGAAAACTGGCAAAATTACTTTATATCTGATCATCTCTTTGGCTTCCGTGTCCTTGTTGTGTCTGTTGACGTTTTTCATCTTACTGGTGAAATGTGCGCGAGGCAGCAGAAGCTGCTGTATCAGGAGAACAAACTCTGAATACAAGAACCCCAACAGAAACCTGCAGATCCAGCTCAACACTGACGGGCCCATTAAGTATGTGGAGGTTCTGGGAGGAGACATGATGTCTCAGAGTCAGTCCTTTGGCTCCTATCTCTCTCCAATGTCAGAATTCAGTGATCTCACCCTCATTAAACCCAGCAGCACCACAAACTTTACAGACACGCTAAACGTGCTTGACGCGTCGTTACCAGACAGCGCGTGGACGTTCGAGTGTCAACAG CAAAAGCCACCTAATGCTGACTGGCGATTTCCCCCAAACCAGAGGCCTGGACCCAGCGG CCAACACAGGTTCCACACCCTGCAGCAGAGATGGACTCCATACGAGAAGTCCAG GGCTGGAGCTCATCCGGGTGAAGCAGGTGCCGGCGCTGGTGTGATCGCAGGAACAGGACCGTGGCCCAACCCCCCCACCGAAGCTGAACAGCTCCAGGCTCTGATGGCGGCAGCGAACG TAGCAAGCGAAGCCACCGCGACTCTCGGCCCTCGCTACAATCCCCAGTACGGCCCGGACTTCCGTCAGAACGTCTACATCCCGGGAAGCACCGCCACCCTCACGGCCAACCCTCAACAGCAGGTACCCCAGCAGGCCCTTCCCCCTCCCCAAGCCCTCCCTCCCGTCGAAGCCCCCAAGGCAGCTCAGACGCCCGCCAGCAAGAAGAAGCCTACCAAGAAAGACAAGAAGTAA
- the LOC122353118 gene encoding protocadherin gamma-C5-like isoform X29, which produces MTKRVAFRWWRHYLLFFFLFLLLWSTTEGQTRYSVPEELNVGAVVGNIAKDLGLKISELYDRKLRIASESGKQYFSLDLRRGEIVVNERIDREVLCGENANCLLPLQIVIEDPLQLYRVEVDIQDINDNYPHFQAMDRVLKIAESTVPGMRFPLESAVDPDVGSNSLKSYTLSKDECFSLKIKDLGDGRKVPELVLEKPLDREKKPMHQLMLTALDGGNPVRSGTSQINVTVLDNNDNNPVFEKNVYKAAISENTKKGTTILKAEAKDLDEGPNGEIKYSLGEHTSDALRALFNIDENTGEIILNGELDYETTPMYNIEIRARDRGVPEMEGHCTVKIEVSDINDNPPQILLTSKPSPVREDAPSGTVVALISARDIDSGDNGKISLQTKSDLPFLLKPSFSNEYSLVTSGVLDRETFPEYNVEITAFDSGSPPLSSKTIIPVKIIDVNDNVPKFSENVYYVYVKENNTPGSIICSVSAQDVDVGVNGKISYSIENPKNWDTPISSYMYINSDNGSIFSMHSFDFEKIKMFEVVVQAKDHGSPSLSSNATVHVFILDHNDNAPAVIYPSTSMGSVSHQRMPRSAKAGHLVTKVTAVDADSGHNAWLFYRLAEATDASLFSVNLHTGEVRTKRAVSEHDDSSQRLMIEIKDNGEPIQSTTVTVDILIEDGFHEPISDYREKTIEPNKKTGKITLYLIISLASVSLLCLLTFFILLVKCARGSRSCCIRRTNSEYKNPNRNLQIQLNTDGPIKYVEVLGGDMMSQSQSFGSYLSPMSEFSDLTLIKPSSTTNFTDTLNVLDASLPDSAWTFECQQQKPPNADWRFPPNQRPGPSGAGAHPGEAGAGAGVIAGTGPWPNPPTEAEQLQALMAAANVASEATATLGPRYNPQYGPDFRQNVYIPGSTATLTANPQQQVPQQALPPPQALPPVEAPKAAQTPASKKKPTKKDKK; this is translated from the exons ATGACAAAGAGGGTGGCGTTCAGATGGTGGAGGCattatttgcttttctttttcctctttcttcttttgtggagTACGACAGAAGGACAGACTCGCTACTCAGTTCCCGAGGAATTAAATGTGGGAGCTGTTGTTGGAAATATTGCGAAAGATTTAGGTTTGAAAATATCCGAGCTGTACGATCGTAAGTTGAGAATAGCTTCTGAATCAGGTAAGCAGTATTTCAGTCTGGATTTACGAAGAGGAGAGATTGTGGTCAATGAGAGAATCGACAGAGAGGTCCTTTGTGGAGAAAACGCAAACTGTCTGTTACCTCTTCAGATCGTTATTGAGGATCCTTTACAACTTTACAGAGTGGAAGTCGACATACAGGATATTAATGACAATTATCCGCATTTTCAGGCGATGGACcgtgttttaaaaatagctgaATCCACCGTCCCGGGCATGCGCTTTCCTTTAGAGAGCGCGGTAGACCCAGATGTAGGCAGTAACTCTTTAAAATCCTACACATTAAGTAAAGACGAatgtttcagtttaaaaataaaagatctaGGAGATGGACGAAAGGTACCCGAATTAGTGCTGGAGAAACCCCTCGACCGAGAGAAGAAACCAATGCATCAGTTAATGTTAACTGCATTAGACGGAGGGAACCCGGTTAGATCAGGAACGTCTCAAATTAACGTCACTGTGCTAGATAACAATGACAACAACCCAGTATTTGAGAAAAACGTTTACAAAGCGGCTATTTccgaaaacacaaaaaagggaACGACGATTCTTAAAGCAGAAGCAAAAGACTTGGACGAAGGTCCAAACggagaaataaaatattcattgggAGAGCACACTTCTGATGCTTTGCGCGCGTTATTTAACATTGATGAAAATACCGGGGAAATTATACTAAACGGAGAGTTGGATTATGAAACCACTCCTATGTACAATATTGAGATCAGAGCTAGAGACAGAGGTGTCCCTGAAATGGAGGGCCATTGCACAGTTAAAATAGAAGTCTCGGATATTAACGACAATCCACCGCAGATACTGCTTACGTCTAAACCTAGCCCTGTGCGCGAGGACGCGCCTAGCGGGACAGTTGTAGCGTTAATAAGCGCGCGGGACATCGACTCTGGTGACAATGGAAAAATCAGTCTGCAGACAAAGTCTGACCtcccttttcttttaaaaccatCTTTCTCGAACGAATATTCTTTGGTCACAAGCGGCGTTTTAGACCGTGAAACGTTTCCTGAGTATAACGTAGAAATCACCGCATTTGACTCAGGCTCACCCCCTTTGAGTAGCAAAACAATAATTCCAGTTAAAATTATTGATGTTAACGACAATGTCCCAAAGTTCTCCGaaaatgtgtattatgtgtACGTTAAAGAAAACAACACCCCTGGCTCTATTATTTGTTCGGTATCTGCTCAAGACGTTGATGTCGGTGTAAATGGTAAAATATCATATTCTATTGAGAACCCTAAAAATTGGGATACTCCAATATCCTCGTATATGTACATAAACTCTGACAATGGAAGCATATTCAGCATGCATTCGTTTGACttcgaaaaaataaaaatgtttgaggTCGTCGTTCAGGCTAAAGATCATGGTTCTCCCTCTTTAAGCAGCAACGCCACTGTTCACGTGTTTATTCTGGACCATAACGATAACGCACCTGCTGTCATTTACCCATCCACATCCATGGGGTCTGTCTCTCATCAGAGGATGCCCCGTTCTGCTAAAGCAGGACATCTCGTTACTAAGGTAACAGCAGTGGATGCGGACTCGGGTCATAACGCCTGGTTGTTCTACAGGCTCGCGGAGGCCACGGACGCGTCTCTGTTCAGTGTTAATTTACATACGGGAGAGGTGAGGACTAAACGCGCTGTTTCAGAGCACGACGACTCCTCTCAGAGACTGATGATAGAAATAAAGGATAACGGAGAACCGATTCAGTCCACCACAGTCACAGTGGATATACTGATAGAGGACGGCTTTCATGAACCCATCTCAGACTATAGAGAGAAAACTATCGAACCCAACAAGAAAACTGGCAAAATTACTTTATATCTGATCATCTCTTTGGCTTCCGTGTCCTTGTTGTGTCTGTTGACGTTTTTCATCTTACTGGTGAAATGTGCGCGAGGCAGCAGAAGCTGCTGTATCAGGAGAACAAACTCTGAATACAAGAACCCCAACAGAAACCTGCAGATCCAGCTCAACACTGACGGGCCCATTAAGTATGTGGAGGTTCTGGGAGGAGACATGATGTCTCAGAGTCAGTCCTTTGGCTCCTATCTCTCTCCAATGTCAGAATTCAGTGATCTCACCCTCATTAAACCCAGCAGCACCACAAACTTTACAGACACGCTAAACGTGCTTGACGCGTCGTTACCAGACAGCGCGTGGACGTTCGAGTGTCAACAG CAAAAGCCACCTAATGCTGACTGGCGATTTCCCCCAAACCAGAGGCCTGGACCCAGCGG GGCTGGAGCTCATCCGGGTGAAGCAGGTGCCGGCGCTGGTGTGATCGCAGGAACAGGACCGTGGCCCAACCCCCCCACCGAAGCTGAACAGCTCCAGGCTCTGATGGCGGCAGCGAACG TAGCAAGCGAAGCCACCGCGACTCTCGGCCCTCGCTACAATCCCCAGTACGGCCCGGACTTCCGTCAGAACGTCTACATCCCGGGAAGCACCGCCACCCTCACGGCCAACCCTCAACAGCAGGTACCCCAGCAGGCCCTTCCCCCTCCCCAAGCCCTCCCTCCCGTCGAAGCCCCCAAGGCAGCTCAGACGCCCGCCAGCAAGAAGAAGCCTACCAAGAAAGACAAGAAGTAA
- the LOC122353118 gene encoding protocadherin gamma-C5-like isoform X33: MESKELFQRSLDWAALWIVLNSLSFATHASELLYSTAEESKPGTIVGHLTKDLGMDVHAILLREMRIISETNAKYFDVDLTSGALVVIQTMDRESMCGGSLRCHTRIQISLQNPLEMHSVTVEIVDVNDNAPHFPSRNTSLEISEAAAPGTIFRLESAHDPDVGVNSLRAYFLSQNDRFMLKVETKSDGSKFPILVLNKPLDREKTSEFKLILTAVDGGSPEKSGNIAILIKVLDVNDNAPNFHNPTKRITLLENSPHETLVTTLNASDADHGQNGEISYMFDKYTADNVLKLFSVDSSTGEIRVTGLVDHELADMYDVTVLARDKGIPPMEGSCNIKIEIVDLNDNTPAISINVVSPAISENVSPGTVIALIKVKDEDTGKNGDVSVHIPYGLPFKMSSPYEGLFTLMTEGLLDREAVAEYTITVTATDSGSRPRSSQESFVLRLSDVNDNPPVFSQPSYSVDIDENNAPNAPLLSVSASDPDVGENSTIYFSILESEALGGSVSSYVYINPDSGQIYAMRKFDYEQLNAFQIIVQVLDRGTPTQSSNTTVHVFIIDQNDHPPVLIYPAPPPDGTLQFLVPSTAGIGHLVNRITFVDGDSGHNAWLFYSFSGLDAEMFHIGAHTGELRTARRLTEEDSKSVFSFTVIVKDNGRPSLSSSVVVNITLAEKASDVSSERRSSTSKTTKGSDLTLYLIITLSFVITVSFLVIIFVVARWLSHHGYAMCLMQKLGFKHTPREHQHNDLHLQLNTDGPVRYMEVVGASRDFNNHTYTHGFSTISSRSDFVFVKAPQSTLSMRLSKRLFAHSLMKQKPPNADWRFPPNQRPGPSGAGAHPGEAGAGAGVIAGTGPWPNPPTEAEQLQALMAAANASEATATLGPRYNPQYGPDFRQNVYIPGSTATLTANPQQQVPQQALPPPQALPPVEAPKAAQTPASKKKPTKKDKK, encoded by the exons ATGGAGAGTAAAGAGCTTTTTCAGAGATCTTTGGATTGGGCTGCACTTTGGATTGTTCTTAATTCTTTGTCTTTTGCAACGCACGCCTCGGAACTTTTATATTCTACAGCTGAGGAATCTAAACCAGGAACTATTGTTGGCCACTTGACTAAAGATTTGGGAATGGACGTTCACGCGATTCTTCTAAGAGAGATGCGAATTATCTCGGAAACTAATGCTAAGTATTTTGACGTAGACCTGACATCTGGAGCTTTGGTGGTCATTCAAACGATGGACAGAGAGAGTATGTGCGGAGGAAGTTTACGTTGTCACACTCGGATTCAAATTTCTCTTCAAAACCCTTTGGAAATGCACAGCGTTACGGTAGAAATTGTGGACGTTAACGACAACGCGCCACACTTCCCAAGCCGAAACACTTCTTTGGAAATCTCAGAAGCGGCTGCCCCAGGCACTATATTCCGCTTAGAAAGTGCGCACGACCCTGACGTGGGCGTAAATTCTCTGCGCGCTTATTTTCTCAGTCAAAACGATCGTTTTATGCTAAAAGTAGAAACTAAAAGCGACGGAAGCAAATTCCCAATTTTAGTCTTAAACAAGCCTCTAGACAGAGAAAAGACGAGCGAGTTCAAATTGATTTTAACTGCAGTCGATGGTGGAAGTCCGGAAAAGTCCGGCAACATTGCAATTCTTATAAAAGTTCTAGATGTCAATGACAACGCGCCAAACTTTCACAATCCGACAAAAAGAATCACGCTTTTAGAAAATTCACCTCATGAAACATTAGTTACAACTCTTAATGCCTCCGATGCCGATCATGGTCAAAACGGTGAGATATCCTATATGTTTGATAAATACACAGCCGACAATGTGTTAAAACTCTTTAGCGTGGATTCTTCGACTGGTGAAATCAGAGTTACAGGACTGGTCGATCACGAGCTCGCTGATATGTATGACGTCACCGTTCTTGCTAGAGACAAAGGCATACCTCCAATGGAGGGCTCGTGTAATATCAAAATCGAGATTGTTGACTTGAATGACAACACCCCCGCTATCAGTATCAACGTGGTCTCTCCTGCAATCTCTGAAAATGTGAGTCCAGGAACCGTCATTGCCCTAATCAAAGTTAAAGATGAAGACACGGGGAAAAATGGCGACGTGAGCGTGCACATCCCTTATGGGTTGCCTTTCAAAATGAGTTCGCCATATGAAGGGCTTTTCACTTTAATGACCGAAGGCCTTCTGGACAGAGAGGCTGTGGCTGAATACACTATTACTGTGACCGCCACAGACTCTGGTTCCCGGCCCCGTTCCTCGCAGGAATCTTTTGTGTTGCGTCTTTCAGATGTTAATGATAACCCCCCAGTCTTTTCACAGCCCTCCTACTCTGTGGACATTGACGAAAACAATGCCCCAAATGCTCCCCTTCTGTCCGTGTCTGCATCAGACCCAGATGTGGGTGAGAACTCTACCATTTATTTCTCAATTTTAGAAAGCGAAGCTCTCGGTGGGTCTGTGtcttcatatgtatatataaacccAGATAGTGGGCAGATATATGCCATGAGAAAGTTCGATTATGAGCAATTGAATGCTTTTCAAATCATAGTGCAGGTTCTTGATAGAGGAACTCCAACTCAAAGCTCCAACACTACGGTGCATGTGTTTATTATAGATCAGAATGATCATCCTCCCGTCCTTATATATCCTGCACCTCCTCCTGATGGGACACTGCAGTTTTTAGTACCAAGCACAGCTGGCATCGGACACTTAGTCAATCGCATCACTTTCGTGGATGGAGATAGTGGCCACAACGCTTGGTTATTCTACAGCTTCTCAGGGTTAGATGCTGAAATGTTTCATATAGGTGCACATACCGGAGAGCTGCGTACAGCCCGTAGACTTACAGAAGAAGACAGCAAGTCTGTTTTTAGCTTCACTGTGATTGTAAAAGATAACGGCAGGCCGTCTCTTTCTTCTAGCGTGGTAGTTaacatcaccctggctgagaaGGCTTCAGATGTCTCTTCTGAACGTAGAAGCTCTACCTCAAAAACTACGAAAGGGTCTGACCTTACTTTGTATCTTATAATCACATTATCCTTTGTTATTACGGTCTCATTCCTGGTTATCATTTTTGTGGTGGCGCGCTGGTTAAGCCACCATGGATACGCTATGTGCCTTATGCAAAAACTCGGTTTTAAGCACACACCTCGTGAGCACCAACACAATGACCTCCACCTGCAGCTAAACACTGACGGTCCTGTTAGATACATGGAGGTCGTGGGGGCCTCCCGGGACTTCAACAATCACACATACACGCATGGTTTCTCCACCATCTCCAGCAGGAGCGACTTTGTGTTTGTTAAGGCCCCGCAGAGCACTCTAAGCATGCGACTGTCAAAAAGACTCTTCGCTCACTCACTCATGAAG CAAAAGCCACCTAATGCTGACTGGCGATTTCCCCCAAACCAGAGGCCTGGACCCAGCGG GGCTGGAGCTCATCCGGGTGAAGCAGGTGCCGGCGCTGGTGTGATCGCAGGAACAGGACCGTGGCCCAACCCCCCCACCGAAGCTGAACAGCTCCAGGCTCTGATGGCGGCAGCGAACG CAAGCGAAGCCACCGCGACTCTCGGCCCTCGCTACAATCCCCAGTACGGCCCGGACTTCCGTCAGAACGTCTACATCCCGGGAAGCACCGCCACCCTCACGGCCAACCCTCAACAGCAGGTACCCCAGCAGGCCCTTCCCCCTCCCCAAGCCCTCCCTCCCGTCGAAGCCCCCAAGGCAGCTCAGACGCCCGCCAGCAAGAAGAAGCCTACCAAGAAAGACAAGAAGTAA